A window of Corallococcus macrosporus DSM 14697 contains these coding sequences:
- a CDS encoding alpha/beta hydrolase, with translation MRTLMKCMGLLLLVLGCACASTRPAVLEPVPPHQTFTLESAKLKETRHITVYLPPGYAATPEARFPVLYMPDGGLKEDFPHLATTVDAAIRAGELRPLIIVGIENTVRRRDMTGPTTVASDREVAPVIGGSAEFRAFIHEELMPEVERRYRVTRERAIIGESLAGYFIVETFFLQPELFDTYLALSPSLWWNAESLVKEAGERLAARPDLRAGLYVSSADETDIVPAVARLGEVLRASAPPGLKWEVEPRPDLRHDNIYRKSSPGVLRKWLPPVKTAEGSH, from the coding sequence ATGCGGACATTGATGAAGTGCATGGGGCTGCTGTTGCTCGTCCTCGGGTGCGCGTGCGCGAGCACCCGGCCCGCTGTGCTCGAGCCCGTACCGCCCCACCAGACCTTCACCCTCGAGTCCGCGAAGCTGAAGGAGACCCGCCACATCACCGTCTATCTGCCGCCGGGCTACGCGGCGACGCCGGAGGCACGCTTCCCGGTGCTCTACATGCCCGACGGAGGGCTGAAGGAGGACTTCCCGCACCTGGCCACCACCGTCGACGCGGCCATCCGCGCGGGCGAACTGCGGCCCCTCATCATCGTGGGCATCGAGAACACCGTGCGGCGGCGGGACATGACGGGCCCGACCACGGTGGCTTCGGACCGGGAGGTGGCCCCTGTCATTGGAGGCTCGGCGGAGTTCCGCGCCTTCATCCACGAGGAGCTGATGCCGGAGGTGGAGCGCCGCTACCGGGTGACGCGGGAGCGGGCCATCATCGGCGAGTCGCTCGCGGGCTACTTCATCGTGGAGACGTTCTTCCTCCAGCCGGAGCTGTTCGACACCTACCTCGCGCTGAGCCCCAGCCTGTGGTGGAACGCGGAGTCCTTGGTGAAGGAGGCGGGTGAGCGGCTCGCGGCCCGGCCCGACCTGCGCGCGGGGCTCTACGTGTCCTCCGCCGATGAGACGGACATCGTCCCCGCCGTGGCGCGGCTGGGTGAGGTCCTCCGCGCCAGCGCGCCCCCGGGACTGAAGTGGGAGGTCGAGCCCCGGCCGGACCTGCGCCACGACAACATCTACCGGAAGAGCTCGCCCGGCGTGCTGCGCAAGTGGCTGCCGCCAGTGAAGACGGCCGAAGGCTCGCACTGA
- a CDS encoding VOC family protein produces MKVSRPRKLFLNLPVADLKRSVDFFTRLGFEFNKDFTDENATCMVVGEDAFVMLLTHTRFKDFIKKPLHDATQSTAGTYALSADSKAEVDEMVKIALANGGSPAAEAMDLGFMYGGSFYDPDGHHWELAWMDPGQMPPQ; encoded by the coding sequence ATGAAGGTCAGCCGTCCCCGCAAGCTCTTCCTCAACCTGCCCGTGGCCGACCTGAAGCGCTCGGTCGACTTCTTCACCAGGCTCGGCTTCGAGTTCAACAAGGACTTCACCGACGAGAACGCCACCTGCATGGTGGTGGGCGAGGACGCGTTCGTGATGCTCCTCACGCACACCCGCTTCAAGGACTTCATCAAGAAGCCCCTGCACGACGCGACCCAGAGCACCGCGGGCACCTACGCGCTGTCCGCCGACAGCAAGGCGGAGGTCGACGAGATGGTGAAGATCGCGCTGGCGAACGGCGGCTCTCCCGCGGCGGAGGCCATGGACCTCGGCTTCATGTACGGCGGCAGCTTCTACGACCCGGACGGCCACCACTGGGAGTTGGCCTGGATGGACCCGGGCCAGATGCCGCCGCAGTAG
- a CDS encoding sigma-70 family RNA polymerase sigma factor, which translates to MKDLPDSRNQVFAFEEHRAALVGHCYRMLGSISEADDAVQETMVRAWRAMDRFEGRSSVRTWLYTIATRVCMDALSASGRRARPMELGPAYSIDGPLTPLPANSWIEPIPDALAVPSDVDPSEQVSLRQSIRLAFLAALQHLPPKQRAVLLLAEVLGWPAAEIAETLETSVASVNSALQRARVTLSDLGLDDSDYQAPQSDAQAALLDRYVDAFERYDMDAFTALLHEEVTLNMPPFSLWLQGHESIRGWFLGRGAVCRGSRLVPTSACGSPAFGQYHASSEGEPYTPWSLIVLELSGGRIAAMTHFLDTKTLFPRFGLPLELPR; encoded by the coding sequence ATGAAGGACCTTCCGGATTCGAGGAATCAGGTGTTCGCCTTCGAGGAGCACCGCGCGGCGCTCGTCGGCCATTGCTACCGCATGCTGGGGTCCATCTCGGAAGCGGATGACGCCGTCCAGGAGACGATGGTCCGCGCCTGGCGCGCGATGGACCGGTTCGAGGGGCGCTCGTCGGTCCGGACCTGGCTGTACACCATCGCCACCCGCGTGTGCATGGACGCGTTGTCGGCGAGCGGTCGCCGCGCGCGGCCCATGGAGCTGGGGCCCGCGTACTCCATTGACGGGCCGCTGACGCCGCTGCCCGCGAACAGCTGGATTGAGCCCATCCCAGACGCGCTGGCCGTGCCGTCGGACGTGGACCCGTCCGAGCAGGTGTCGCTGCGTCAGAGCATCCGGCTCGCGTTCCTCGCGGCGCTCCAGCACCTGCCGCCGAAGCAGCGCGCGGTGCTCCTGCTGGCCGAGGTCCTGGGCTGGCCCGCCGCCGAAATCGCCGAGACGCTGGAGACGTCGGTGGCCTCGGTCAACAGCGCGCTCCAGCGCGCCCGGGTGACGCTGTCGGACCTGGGGCTGGATGACTCCGACTACCAGGCGCCGCAGTCCGACGCCCAGGCGGCGTTGCTGGACCGCTACGTGGACGCGTTCGAGCGCTACGACATGGACGCCTTCACCGCGCTGCTCCACGAGGAGGTGACCCTGAATATGCCTCCCTTCTCGCTGTGGCTCCAGGGGCACGAGTCCATTCGTGGCTGGTTCCTGGGAAGGGGAGCCGTCTGCCGGGGCTCCCGGCTGGTGCCGACCTCGGCCTGTGGCTCACCGGCCTTTGGCCAGTACCACGCGAGCAGTGAGGGGGAGCCCTACACGCCGTGGTCGCTCATCGTCCTGGAGCTGTCCGGTGGACGCATCGCGGCAATGACCCACTTCCTCGACACGAAGACGTTGTTCCCGCGCTTCGGCCTCCCCCTGGAGCTCCCCCGGTAG
- a CDS encoding Isoquinoline 1-oxidoreductase subunit: MRHLGRMAILLGATLAAAGCKSAKSAPEPAEPPAARAQARAAGASLRPVSAFAGIADERQRSAALFVEAGRVITHPRCVNCHPADGVPRQGMDQRPHVPAVAGGPSGHGTPALPCTACHQERNTPLVGATVRSVPGNPKWALAPAEMAWVGVPLGKICEQLKDPARNGGKSLEALHHHMAEDVLVGWGWEPGAGLEPVPGTQRAFGELIRAWIDTGAVCPRP, from the coding sequence ATGAGACACCTGGGACGCATGGCCATCCTGCTGGGCGCCACGCTCGCCGCGGCGGGCTGCAAATCCGCCAAGAGCGCACCCGAGCCGGCCGAACCCCCGGCGGCGCGGGCGCAGGCGCGCGCGGCGGGGGCGTCACTGCGGCCGGTGTCCGCGTTCGCTGGCATCGCGGATGAGAGGCAGCGGTCGGCCGCGCTCTTCGTCGAGGCGGGGCGCGTGATAACGCACCCCCGCTGCGTCAACTGCCACCCCGCGGATGGAGTCCCCCGGCAGGGCATGGACCAGCGGCCGCACGTGCCCGCCGTGGCGGGGGGCCCTTCGGGGCATGGAACGCCCGCCCTGCCGTGCACCGCGTGTCACCAGGAGCGGAACACGCCGCTGGTGGGGGCGACGGTGCGCAGCGTGCCGGGCAACCCGAAGTGGGCGCTGGCCCCGGCGGAGATGGCCTGGGTGGGCGTGCCCCTGGGGAAGATTTGCGAGCAGCTCAAGGACCCCGCGCGCAACGGCGGCAAGTCCCTGGAGGCGCTGCACCACCACATGGCCGAGGACGTCCTGGTGGGCTGGGGGTGGGAGCCGGGCGCTGGCCTGGAGCCCGTGCCAGGGACGCAGCGTGCGTTTGGTGAGTTGATCCGCGCGTGGATTGACACGGGCGCGGTCTGCCCGCGCCCCTGA
- a CDS encoding NAD(P)/FAD-dependent oxidoreductase yields the protein MPNPEVIVVGAGLAGLACARALVASRVKVLLLEGSDAPGGRVRTDVHEGFLLDRGFQVYLAAYPEGRRTLDLEALSLRRFIPGARVRRGGRFHTVADPLRRPVDALTHLFAPVGTFGDKLRVLELRQLALSGEVEDVWQRPSRTSRRYLDELGFTEALRESFLRPFFAGIFLEKELSTSSRFLEFVFRMFASGYAAVPESGMGVIPEQLAARLPAGMLRMRAPVSDVWGHRVRLADGELIGARAVVVATDPASAVGLLPGMVPPLMNRVTCLYFAAPEPPVEGPWLLLNGEGRGRVNNVAVMSEVSPAYAPRGQALVSVSVVGATPDLDTLQAEVRAELADWFGPAVSAWRHLRTYALPLALPAQPPEALEPPRRPVRLSPGLFVCGDHRDNASIDGALMSGRRAAEAVLRELEHG from the coding sequence GTGCCGAATCCGGAGGTCATCGTCGTCGGTGCGGGACTCGCGGGGCTGGCGTGCGCGCGGGCGCTCGTCGCGTCACGGGTGAAGGTGTTGCTGCTGGAGGGAAGCGACGCACCCGGGGGCAGGGTCCGCACGGATGTCCATGAGGGCTTCCTGCTAGACAGGGGCTTCCAGGTGTACCTGGCCGCGTATCCGGAGGGCCGGCGCACCCTGGACCTGGAGGCGCTGTCGCTGCGCCGGTTCATCCCCGGCGCCCGGGTGCGGCGGGGTGGCAGGTTTCACACGGTGGCGGACCCGCTGCGCCGGCCCGTGGACGCGCTCACCCACCTGTTCGCCCCCGTGGGGACGTTCGGGGACAAGCTGCGCGTGCTGGAGCTGCGGCAGCTCGCGCTCTCGGGGGAAGTGGAGGACGTGTGGCAGCGCCCGTCGCGCACGTCGCGGCGCTACCTGGACGAGCTGGGCTTCACGGAGGCGCTGCGCGAGTCGTTCCTGCGCCCCTTCTTCGCGGGCATCTTCCTGGAGAAGGAGCTGTCCACCTCCAGCCGCTTCCTGGAGTTCGTCTTCCGCATGTTCGCCAGCGGGTACGCGGCGGTCCCCGAGTCGGGGATGGGCGTCATCCCGGAGCAGCTCGCCGCGAGGCTGCCAGCGGGCATGCTGCGGATGCGCGCGCCCGTGTCGGACGTGTGGGGGCACCGCGTGCGCCTGGCGGACGGAGAGCTGATTGGCGCCAGGGCGGTGGTGGTGGCCACCGACCCGGCGAGCGCCGTGGGGCTGCTGCCGGGCATGGTGCCTCCGCTGATGAACCGGGTGACGTGCCTCTACTTCGCCGCGCCGGAGCCCCCCGTGGAGGGCCCCTGGCTGCTGCTCAACGGCGAGGGCCGGGGCCGGGTGAACAACGTGGCGGTGATGAGCGAGGTCTCACCCGCGTACGCGCCTCGCGGACAGGCGCTCGTGTCCGTGTCCGTCGTCGGCGCCACGCCGGACCTGGACACGCTGCAGGCCGAGGTGCGCGCGGAGCTGGCGGACTGGTTCGGTCCCGCGGTGTCCGCGTGGCGGCACCTGCGCACCTACGCGCTTCCGCTCGCGCTGCCCGCGCAGCCGCCCGAGGCGCTGGAGCCGCCACGCCGGCCGGTGCGGCTGTCACCGGGCCTGTTCGTATGTGGAGACCACCGCGACAATGCCTCCATCGACGGCGCGCTGATGTCGGGCCGCCGCGCCGCGGAGGCCGTCCTGAGGGAGCTGGAGCACGGATGA
- the aroF gene encoding 3-deoxy-7-phosphoheptulonate synthase, producing the protein MLIVMRPDATAQDIERVNDEIRRRGWQPHAIPGGTRTAVGITGNPGAVEPEPFRVLPGVADAVAISQPFKLVSREVKPEDTQLRVGDLTIGGSAFHVIAGPCSVESREQILSTAHAVKKAGATMLRGGAFKPRTSPYEFQGLKGDGLALLAEARQETGLLVTTEVKDTATLQAVADATDILQIGARNMQNFSLLEAVGELRKPVLLKRGMSATIKELLMAAEYIVARGNTQVILCERGIRTFETMTRNTLDLNAVPMLKALSHLPVFVDPSHGIGVRKAVPAMMRAATAVGADGIIVEVHPDPPRAKSDGAQSLDFSEFEKSMNEVRAIAQAMGREVVRLG; encoded by the coding sequence ATGTTGATCGTGATGCGACCCGACGCGACGGCCCAGGACATCGAGCGTGTGAACGATGAAATCCGCCGTCGTGGTTGGCAACCGCACGCGATTCCAGGGGGCACTCGCACGGCGGTTGGCATCACTGGAAATCCGGGCGCGGTGGAGCCGGAGCCCTTCCGCGTGCTCCCTGGCGTCGCGGACGCCGTCGCCATCTCCCAGCCGTTCAAGCTCGTCAGCCGCGAGGTGAAGCCGGAGGACACGCAGCTTCGCGTCGGCGACCTGACGATTGGCGGCTCGGCCTTCCACGTCATCGCCGGTCCGTGCTCGGTGGAGTCGCGCGAGCAGATCCTCTCCACCGCGCACGCGGTGAAGAAGGCGGGCGCCACCATGCTGCGCGGCGGCGCGTTCAAGCCGCGCACCAGCCCCTATGAGTTCCAGGGCCTCAAGGGTGACGGGCTCGCGCTGCTGGCCGAGGCGCGCCAGGAGACGGGCCTGCTCGTCACCACCGAGGTGAAGGACACCGCCACGCTCCAGGCCGTCGCGGACGCCACGGACATCCTCCAGATTGGCGCGCGCAACATGCAGAACTTCAGCCTGCTGGAGGCGGTGGGCGAGCTGCGCAAGCCCGTGCTGCTCAAGCGCGGCATGAGCGCCACCATCAAGGAGCTGCTGATGGCGGCCGAGTACATCGTCGCCCGCGGCAACACGCAGGTCATCCTCTGCGAGCGCGGCATCCGCACGTTCGAGACGATGACGCGCAACACGCTGGACCTCAACGCGGTGCCCATGCTGAAGGCGCTGTCGCACCTGCCCGTCTTCGTGGACCCGTCGCACGGCATCGGCGTGCGCAAGGCGGTGCCGGCGATGATGCGCGCGGCGACGGCGGTGGGGGCGGACGGCATCATCGTCGAGGTGCACCCCGACCCGCCGCGCGCGAAGTCGGACGGCGCCCAGTCGCTGGACTTCTCCGAGTTCGAGAAGTCCATGAACGAGGTCCGCGCCATCGCCCAGGCGATGGGCCGCGAAGTCGTCAGGCTGGGATAG
- the trpD gene encoding anthranilate phosphoribosyltransferase — protein MTLKEALGKVVGRRDLTREEMTRVMGLMLAGEASPAQVGALATALKMKGETEDEILGAAEAMRACAAKLSPRAEVVLDTCGTGGDGAHTFNISTAVAFVAAGAGVTVAKHGNRAVSSRCGSADVLAALGVSMERPHERVARDIDEHGVGFLFAPSHHGALRHVAQARRDMGFHSVFNLLGPLTNPAGARYQLLGTFDGGRVEQTARVLGRLGSRRAWVVHGHDGLDEISPCSATQVAELREDGTVHTFTVSPRDAGLDVVPREAIAGGDAEENAQRLRALLDGERSGLRTAVLLNAAAALVVVGLVTDLRDGVRKAEHAIDSGAARRKLAALIDGAVS, from the coding sequence ATGACCCTCAAGGAAGCGCTGGGCAAGGTGGTGGGCCGGCGCGACCTCACCCGCGAGGAGATGACCCGCGTCATGGGTCTGATGCTCGCCGGGGAGGCTTCGCCTGCCCAGGTTGGCGCGCTGGCGACGGCGCTGAAGATGAAGGGTGAGACGGAGGATGAAATCCTCGGCGCGGCGGAGGCCATGCGGGCCTGCGCGGCGAAGCTGTCCCCGCGCGCGGAGGTGGTGCTGGACACCTGCGGCACGGGCGGAGACGGCGCGCACACCTTCAACATCTCCACCGCGGTGGCCTTCGTGGCCGCCGGGGCGGGGGTGACGGTGGCCAAGCACGGCAACCGCGCGGTCTCCAGCCGCTGTGGCAGCGCGGACGTGCTGGCGGCGCTGGGCGTCTCCATGGAGCGTCCGCACGAGCGCGTGGCGCGGGACATCGACGAGCACGGCGTGGGCTTCCTCTTCGCGCCCTCGCACCACGGGGCCCTGCGGCACGTGGCGCAGGCGCGGCGGGACATGGGGTTCCACAGCGTGTTCAACCTGCTGGGGCCGCTGACGAACCCGGCGGGCGCGCGCTACCAGCTCCTGGGGACCTTCGACGGCGGGCGCGTGGAGCAGACGGCGCGGGTGCTGGGCCGGCTCGGCAGCCGCCGCGCGTGGGTGGTGCACGGGCACGACGGGCTGGATGAAATCTCCCCGTGCAGCGCCACACAGGTCGCGGAGCTGCGCGAGGACGGCACGGTCCACACCTTCACGGTGTCGCCCCGGGACGCCGGGCTGGACGTGGTGCCGCGCGAGGCCATCGCGGGCGGCGACGCGGAGGAGAACGCGCAGCGGCTGCGCGCGCTGCTGGACGGCGAGCGCTCGGGGCTGCGCACGGCGGTGCTGCTCAACGCGGCGGCGGCGCTCGTCGTCGTCGGGCTGGTGACGGACCTGCGTGACGGCGTGCGCAAGGCCGAGCACGCCATCGACTCGGGCGCGGCGCGGCGCAAGCTGGCGGCGCTCATCGATGGGGCCGTGTCATGA
- a CDS encoding phosphoribosylanthranilate isomerase produces the protein MSVRVKVCGVTRLSDAVAAWEAGVDALGLNFYPKSPRYLDLPTAAALARTRPPLGALLGVFVNAAPDTIRETVRACGLTAVQLHGDEPPEACSGYGVPVIKALRVTGPEDVARARTYVGVGDVKGLLLDGAAPGYGGGGVGFDWSLVAGLSGSGVPVLVAGGLKPSNVAQAVRATRPYGVDVASGVESAPGIKDVEAVRAFVRAAKSINLWE, from the coding sequence ATGAGCGTCCGCGTGAAGGTGTGCGGCGTCACCCGGCTGTCCGACGCGGTGGCCGCGTGGGAGGCGGGCGTGGACGCGCTGGGCCTCAACTTCTATCCGAAGTCCCCCCGCTACCTGGACCTGCCCACGGCGGCGGCCCTGGCGCGCACGCGTCCGCCGCTGGGCGCGCTGCTGGGGGTGTTCGTCAACGCGGCGCCGGACACCATCCGGGAGACGGTGCGCGCCTGCGGCCTCACGGCCGTGCAGCTCCATGGGGACGAGCCCCCGGAGGCCTGCTCGGGCTACGGGGTGCCCGTCATCAAGGCGCTGCGGGTGACGGGGCCGGAAGATGTGGCCCGGGCCCGGACGTATGTGGGCGTGGGGGACGTGAAGGGCCTGCTGCTGGACGGCGCGGCCCCGGGGTACGGCGGCGGCGGGGTGGGCTTCGACTGGTCCCTGGTCGCCGGGCTTTCGGGGAGCGGCGTGCCGGTGCTGGTGGCGGGTGGCCTCAAGCCCTCCAACGTGGCCCAGGCGGTGCGCGCGACGCGGCCCTACGGCGTGGACGTGGCCAGCGGCGTGGAGTCCGCCCCTGGCATCAAGGACGTGGAGGCGGTGCGCGCCTTCGTGCGCGCCGCGAAGTCCATCAACCTCTGGGAGTGA